TCTATCTGATGAACAAGCACTTTAAGTATGGTAACAACCCGAGAACTTCTAGTACTATTGTTTGTAATTCCGGTGAATTGTCGTTTACTGTTTCTTTATTTAAAATAGCAAGAGCACTATCCACTTCAAAATGAATTTGTTTGAACCAAAGTTCGTATGCCTGGTGAATGATGATAAATAACATTTCATCGTGCGCATGCGCATTTTCCTTATCACTTTCCAATGCCTGTGCATGGAGAATTTTTCTAACTGCAGATATTCCGTGTATTCAACCGGTGCCTTACTCATTTGTAATTTTTTTCAAAATTAAGACGGCTTACTGCATTTTGAAAGCAAAAGAGGAAATTTATCCCAGCTGAACACGGAAAACAGAAATTAGCGGATAACTTTTAGTCAATTTGGCTATTCCACTTGCATCAGGCAATAAACTATCCACAATCTTAGACAAACAAATAAGTTTGTGGGATAAAATTGCGTTCAATTGCCGCAGGTAGTTGCCTACCTTTACCTTGAGAAAGTGTATACCCTAAAATCGAATGGCAGAAACTAAAAAGTCGAGTAAAAAAACAAAGAAAAGCAGTTTAGCTTTTTTAAAGGATGAGCGTTTTAAAAAGATCACGGGTGTGCTTATGGTGCTCATCAGTTTTTTTCTGCTGGTTTCCTTTGCCAGTTATCTTGTAACCTGGAAACAAGATCAGAGTTTGATCATCGACCATCCTTGGAAACAGGTGTTCAATACCTCGATTGATGTAAAAAATCACCTTGGCAACTTAGGCGCTGTTGTAAGTCATCAATTTATCTATTATTGGTATGGCATTGCAAGTTTTGCATTCGTAATATGGTTTTTCACTTTGGGTATCAATATATTTTTCAGCAAACGCGTTTTTAATAATGCAGTTATTATTGGCGAAGGAGTGGTAATTATGATCTGGACCAGCATCATGCTTGGGTTCTTTTTAAACAATGCCTCCTTTGCATTTGGTGGAGCCTTTGGTGTTGGCACGGCCGATTATCTGGAAAGTATATTAGGTAAAATTGGTGCAATACTTATTCTCACCGCAACCCTTGTAATTTATCTCATTTTATTCACAAAATTCAATTTCAGTTTTCTCCTTAATGTTTTCAAAAACAAACCCAAGGTTACAGATGCAGATCCTTTAACCGAAGACGATGTGTTGGTTGCGAACGAATTATCTGAAAATAAAGAATCCAAAGAAAATATTTTTATTCCGCCTGTGTATACCTCACGCACTGATATTGAAGATCCGGTGCAAATGGAATTAAAAAAAGTGGACCCTGTAAAGGATGTAGTTTCCCCAATTGCTCTGGAATTAGATGAACCGGTAATTGCCGAAACATTGGATGAAATTGATAATGAAAATACCGAGGAACTTCCTTTAGATATTGAAGAAGGTCAGGAAGAAAAGATAGCCCTGGAAAACCAGCATTACAATTTTGACCCAATACTTGACCTGCCTAATTATAAATATCCCGGAGTGGAACTTCTGGAGGAATATGGCAGTGAAACCGTTTCCATTAATACAGAAGAATTAGAGAGAAATAAGGATCAGATCATCGGCACTTTAAATAATTACAATATTCAGATCTCAAAAATAAAAGCCACTATTGGCCCTACAGTAACATTATATGAGATAATTCCGGCAGCAGGGGTGCGTATCTCAAAAATTAAAAATTTGGAGGACGATATTGCATTAAGTCTTGCAGCCTTGGGTATCAGGATTATTGCACCAATTCCAGGGAAGGGAACCATTGGTATTGAGGTTCCAAACGTAAACAAAGAAACCGTTTCGATGCGCAGCCAGATCAGCTCCGAAAAATTTCAGAGTGCAAAAATGGATCTGCCTGTTTGTTTGGGAAAAACCATTTCAAGTGAAAATTATATTGCAGATCTTACCAGAATGCCGCATTTATTAATGGCAGGAGCAACCGGTCAGGGTAAATCGGTTGGTATAAATGCAATTTTGATATCTCTTTTATACAAAAAGCACCCTTCGCAATTAAAATTTGTGATGGTGGATCCTAAAAAGGTGGAATTGAGTCTATTTTCCACCATCGAAAAACATTTTCTTGCAAAACTTCCGGGTGAGGAAGATGCCATTATTACCGATACACGAAAAGTGGTGCATACTTTAAATGCGTTAACTATTGAGATGGATACCCGGTACGAATTGCTAAAAAATGCACAGGTTAGAAATATTAAGGAATATAACACCAAGTTTATGAAGAAGAAACTGAACCCGAAAGAGGGTCATCAGTTCTTACCATATATAGTACTAGTAATTGATGAATTTGCCGACCTGATCATGACGGCAGGAAAAGAAGTAGAGATGCCTATTGCAAGAATTGCGCAATTGGCCAGGGCAGTAGGTTTACACTGCGTGATCGCAACACAAAGACCTTCCGTTAATATTATTACAGGTACAATTAAGGCGAATTTTCCGGCAAGAATAGCATTCAAGGTTGCAAGTAAGGTGGATTCACGCACCATTTTGGATGCCAGCGGAGCTGAACAATTGGTGGGTAGAGGAGATATGTTGCTTGCAATTGGAAGCGATATGATAAGATTACAATGTCCTTTTGTTGATACTCCGGAAGTTGACAAGGTGGTGGATTTTATATCAGATCAACCAGGTTATCCCGAAGCTTTCCAATTACCCGAGTTTATTGATGAACAGGCACAGAAGGAAAAAGCGGAAATTTTGGATGGCGAACGCGATTCGCTTTTTGAGGAAGCTGCAAAAATCATAGTTCAACATCAACAAGGTTCCACTTCATTAATTCAGCGCAGATTAAAGCTGGGATACAACAGGGCAGGGCGTTTGATGGATCAGCTGGAGGCTGCAGGAGTGGTTGGCCCGAACGCAGGAAGCAAAGCAAGGGAAGTTTTATTTAACGATATCACACAGTTGGAACAGTATTTGCAAAATCTCGATTAAAATCTTAAAAAACATCTGTTTCACCTTAATTTTGTGCTTATTCTAATTTATCGGTCATGAAAAAAATCATTGCATACTCGTTTATTCTGTTCCTGGGGACACAAGTTGCTTTTGCACAAACTTCTGATGCAGCAGCTGTAAAATTATTGAAATCTGTTAGTCAGAAATACGGCGGATTTAAAACCATGCAAATGGACCTTTCCTTAATTGTTGAAAATTTGGACTCTAAAAGCAAAGAAACCAAAACGGGAAAAGTGATGAGTAAAGGCAATATGTTCATTGCGGAATTAGGCAATCAAAAATTATTTTGTGATGGTAAAACATTATGGACTTATCTGAAGGATGTAAACGAAGTGCAGATCAATAATTTTGAAAAGGGTCAGGATATTATGACTCCTAATGATATATTTAAAATAGCGGAAAAAGATTATCTCGCATATATGGGAGAAAAGGTAACTGAAGGCGGAAAATCCTTACAGATCATTGAACTCACTCCAAAAAATAAAAGTTTGAGTTTCAGCAAAATAAAGATGTATGTGAATACTTCTGATAATTCTGTTATGAAGGGTGTGGTGTTCGATAAAAATGCTATTCATTACACTTATTCCATCAGTAATTTCAAATCAAATGTTGAAATGTCAAACAGTTCTTTCACTTTCGATAAAACGAAATATCCGGGAGTAGAAGTAATTGACCTCAGATAAAAATTGTTATAATACATGTAACACTTTCCTACCTTATAAAAAACGGAAGGTCTAATTTTAGATCTTCCGTTTT
The genomic region above belongs to Bacteroidota bacterium and contains:
- a CDS encoding outer membrane lipoprotein carrier protein LolA encodes the protein MKKIIAYSFILFLGTQVAFAQTSDAAAVKLLKSVSQKYGGFKTMQMDLSLIVENLDSKSKETKTGKVMSKGNMFIAELGNQKLFCDGKTLWTYLKDVNEVQINNFEKGQDIMTPNDIFKIAEKDYLAYMGEKVTEGGKSLQIIELTPKNKSLSFSKIKMYVNTSDNSVMKGVVFDKNAIHYTYSISNFKSNVEMSNSSFTFDKTKYPGVEVIDLR
- a CDS encoding DNA translocase FtsK, translated to MAETKKSSKKTKKSSLAFLKDERFKKITGVLMVLISFFLLVSFASYLVTWKQDQSLIIDHPWKQVFNTSIDVKNHLGNLGAVVSHQFIYYWYGIASFAFVIWFFTLGINIFFSKRVFNNAVIIGEGVVIMIWTSIMLGFFLNNASFAFGGAFGVGTADYLESILGKIGAILILTATLVIYLILFTKFNFSFLLNVFKNKPKVTDADPLTEDDVLVANELSENKESKENIFIPPVYTSRTDIEDPVQMELKKVDPVKDVVSPIALELDEPVIAETLDEIDNENTEELPLDIEEGQEEKIALENQHYNFDPILDLPNYKYPGVELLEEYGSETVSINTEELERNKDQIIGTLNNYNIQISKIKATIGPTVTLYEIIPAAGVRISKIKNLEDDIALSLAALGIRIIAPIPGKGTIGIEVPNVNKETVSMRSQISSEKFQSAKMDLPVCLGKTISSENYIADLTRMPHLLMAGATGQGKSVGINAILISLLYKKHPSQLKFVMVDPKKVELSLFSTIEKHFLAKLPGEEDAIITDTRKVVHTLNALTIEMDTRYELLKNAQVRNIKEYNTKFMKKKLNPKEGHQFLPYIVLVIDEFADLIMTAGKEVEMPIARIAQLARAVGLHCVIATQRPSVNIITGTIKANFPARIAFKVASKVDSRTILDASGAEQLVGRGDMLLAIGSDMIRLQCPFVDTPEVDKVVDFISDQPGYPEAFQLPEFIDEQAQKEKAEILDGERDSLFEEAAKIIVQHQQGSTSLIQRRLKLGYNRAGRLMDQLEAAGVVGPNAGSKAREVLFNDITQLEQYLQNLD